A single genomic interval of Hevea brasiliensis isolate MT/VB/25A 57/8 chromosome 4, ASM3005281v1, whole genome shotgun sequence harbors:
- the LOC110667139 gene encoding uncharacterized protein LOC110667139 yields the protein MEIESVKCECCGLKEDCTQDYISEVKAKFDGKWLCGLCSEAVRDEVSRGKKPFGMDEAVRAHMSFCGKVNSNPAVGVANGMRQMLRRRSGDLSSSSSSKKYTRSASTKLY from the coding sequence ATGGAGATTGAATCTGTCAAGTGCGAGTGTTGTGGATTGAAAGAGGATTGCACCCAAGACTATATCAGTGAGGTGAAGGCGAAATTCGATGGCAAATGGTTATGTGGGTTGTGCTCAGAAGCGGTTAGAGATgaagttagtagaggcaaaaaGCCATTTGGAATGGATGAAGCAGTTAGAGCTCACATGTCATTTTGTGGTAAAGTCAATTCAAATCCAGCTGTTGGAGTTGCTAATGGGATGAGGCAGATGCTGAGAAGACGTTCAGGAGACTTGTCTTCTTCATCATCTTCCAAGAAGTACACGCGATCAGCAAGCACAAAACTCTACTGA